GGGATGATCGCGCTGCGCTCCGCCCTGCTCAAGCCGTCGTGGAACGAGCTGAGCGACGAGGAGCGCGACTTCTTTCCCCGCATCCACGTGCTGGACAACGTGGACCCGGCCACCATCGGGCCTTTCCTCGACCGGCTGGACCTGGGGCGCACCCTCTTCAACGTCGTCTCCAAGAGCGGCGGCACGGCGGAGACGATGTCGCAGTACCTCATCGTCCGGCAGCGGCTGCAGGAGAAGCTGGGCGACGGGTACCGGCGGCACCTCCTCTTCACCACGGATCCCGAGAAGGGCGTCCTGCGCCAGCTCGCCAAGCAGGAGGACATCTCCGCGCTCCCCATTCCGCCCAGCGTGGGAGGGCGCTTCTCCGTCCTCTCCGCCGTGGGGCTGCTGCCGGCGGCGATGGTGGGGATCGACGTGCGCGAGCTGCTGGCCGGCGCCCGCGAGATGGCCGAGCGCTGCGAGACGGACGACCTGCGCGCGAATCCCGCGGGGCTCTTCGCCGTGCTCCAGTACCTGGCGGACACGGAGGCCGACGCGCCGATCCACGTGATGATGCCGTACTCCGACCGCCTGCGCGACGTGGCGGACTGGTTCCGGCAGCTCTGGGCCGAGAGCCTGGGCAAGCAGAGCACGCGCGGCGGCGACGAGGTGTTCGCGGGGCCCACGCCGGTGAAGTCGCTCGGGGCCACCGACCAGCACTCGCAGGTACAGCTCTACGTCGAAGGGCCGTTCGACAAGACGATCACCTTCCTGGCCGAGGCGGAGCGCGAGATCGACGTGGAGATCCCCAGCGTGTACCCCGAGCTCGGCGAGCTGGGGTACCTGGGCGGGCACACGCTGGGCGGCCTGCTGCGCACCGAGATGCTGGCCACCGAGGCCGCGCTCGCGCGCCGCGGCCGGATGAACATGATGCTGGAGCTGCCGCGGGTGGACGCGCGCTCGGTGGGCGGCCTCTTCATGCTCCTCCAGATCGCCACCGTGTACGCGGGGCACCTGTACGGCGTGGACCCGCTCGACCAGCCCGGTGTGGAGCTCGGCAAGCAGCTCACCTACGGCATCATGGGGCGCGCCGGCTTCGAGACGCAGCGTGCCGAGTGGGAAGGGCGCCAGCCGAAGCGCGACGACTGGACGGCGCGCTAGAAAGCATTCGCGTCCGCGCGTATAATTGGAGGCGCCGGGTCACTCGCGGCCCGGCGCTTCGCGCTCCCTCCTCCCGCGTCCAAGCAGCCGAGTTTGACCGAGCCCGATCCGCACCCGTACGCGTCCCGATACCTGGTGGTGCTGAACCCGGCCGCGGGGCAGGCGAACACCGACCGGGCCGTGCGCGCCCTGGCCGGGGCCTTCGCCACGCGCCGCGCGGGGTTCGACATCCTGGAGACGCGCGGCGCCGGCGACGCCGAGGAGATGGCGCGCATGGCGGCCCGCGTCGGCTACCGCGCGGTGGTGGCGGTGGGCGGCGACGGCACGGTGGGCGAGGTCATCACCGGCCTCGCGGGCACCGGCGTGCCGCTGGGGATCATCCCCAAGGGCACCGGCAACCAGCTCGCCGCCAACCTGCGCATCCCTATGGCGGTGGAGGCGGCGGTGGAGGTGGTGGTCAACGGACGCCCTGCGGCCATCGACCTGGGGAGGCTGGCGGACGGTCGCTACTTCGCCGTCACGGCGGGCGCGGGGTGGGATGCCGCCATCATGGCCGCCGCCACGCGCGAGCTCAAGGACCGCTGGGGCTTCGGCGCCTACCTGTACGCCGGCCTGCGCACCGGCATCACGCCGCCTTCCACCCTGTACCGCATCACGGCGGACGGCGAGACGCTGGAGGTGAACGCGGCGATGGTGCTGGTGGCCAACATGGGGCAGTTCGCCTCGCGCTTCCTCTCGGTGGCGTTCAGCATCGGGCCAGGGGTGTCGTTCCAGGACGGCAAGCTGGACGTGTGCATCTTCGCGCCCCGAAACCTCACCGACGTGGCCGCCATGCTCTGGCGGATGGCGCGCCGCCGCTACGCCGGCGACGACCGCCTCATCTACCTGCAGGCCGCGGACATCCACATCGAGACCGACACCCCCGTCGTCACCGAGTCTGACGGCGAGCCCATCGGCGTGACTCCGCTCTCGGTGCGCGCGGTGCCGGCCGGGGCGCACGTGCTGGTGCCCGCCTAGCGCCTCCGCGGCGCACGTCCACGCGGGGACCCGCCAGATCCACGACAGCCGCTTTTAGGAGATGCTGGCCTGAAACGCGCGCAGACCGGCGCGGGCGTGTACGCCGACGTTCCCGCCTCACGCACCGCCGACACCGGATGTTTACGCGTAAGCCGTTGCGGAACAACGCATCTAGCGAATCTGCACATTGTTGCACTGGCGCGAATGGATCAGGTCGTATATAGTCGTTCGAACTGCATGCGGAGGGCGGCAAAAGGGTCTGCATAGGGTTTGTAGACTCCCGGGTGGCATCGCCGGAAAGCAGCCCGGTAGTGCACCGCCCCTTTTGCGTCTGCGAAAGAACATGCGTGTTTAGGATCTGGCCATTCCAGAGCGACTGCTTACACTGTTCCCCAACGAGGTACTTCCCGTGAGAGCACCCTCGGCGAACCTCCGTACCCTGCCGCTCGTACTGGCGGCGGCACTCGGCTCGGCACCCCTGGCGGCCCAGCACAACCACGAGCATGCGACGGCGCAGCCCGTGCCGTCCGCGCCTGCTCCCTCGAACACGCCGCCGCCGGTTCCATCCAACACGGTGGCGGTGGACTTCTCGTTCGGGCCCACGGGAAGGGCGCCGGGCTCCGCGGGCACCGTGCACGAGCGGGAGAGCGGCGAGATCAGGATGCGCATCACCGACCGCGCCACCGGGCGTCCCATCACGGGGCTGCACCCGCTGGCGTGGGTGGACGTGCGCACCGCCAGCGGCGCCGCGGTCTGCCAGCAGAAGGTGGGAGCGTTCACCGAGGGAACGCTGCACGTGAAGCACGGGCAGATCAACGTGCGC
The sequence above is drawn from the Longimicrobium sp. genome and encodes:
- a CDS encoding glucose-6-phosphate isomerase; amino-acid sequence: MPRIVLDYNNMLAPRLGGRGIEPAALEGMAERFREAHADTLRRRDSGEMGFFGLTQEDDTVASIEAFAAGAGQAFSDFVVLGIGGSALGMIALRSALLKPSWNELSDEERDFFPRIHVLDNVDPATIGPFLDRLDLGRTLFNVVSKSGGTAETMSQYLIVRQRLQEKLGDGYRRHLLFTTDPEKGVLRQLAKQEDISALPIPPSVGGRFSVLSAVGLLPAAMVGIDVRELLAGAREMAERCETDDLRANPAGLFAVLQYLADTEADAPIHVMMPYSDRLRDVADWFRQLWAESLGKQSTRGGDEVFAGPTPVKSLGATDQHSQVQLYVEGPFDKTITFLAEAEREIDVEIPSVYPELGELGYLGGHTLGGLLRTEMLATEAALARRGRMNMMLELPRVDARSVGGLFMLLQIATVYAGHLYGVDPLDQPGVELGKQLTYGIMGRAGFETQRAEWEGRQPKRDDWTAR
- a CDS encoding diacylglycerol kinase family protein; the protein is MTEPDPHPYASRYLVVLNPAAGQANTDRAVRALAGAFATRRAGFDILETRGAGDAEEMARMAARVGYRAVVAVGGDGTVGEVITGLAGTGVPLGIIPKGTGNQLAANLRIPMAVEAAVEVVVNGRPAAIDLGRLADGRYFAVTAGAGWDAAIMAAATRELKDRWGFGAYLYAGLRTGITPPSTLYRITADGETLEVNAAMVLVANMGQFASRFLSVAFSIGPGVSFQDGKLDVCIFAPRNLTDVAAMLWRMARRRYAGDDRLIYLQAADIHIETDTPVVTESDGEPIGVTPLSVRAVPAGAHVLVPA